A genomic window from Winogradskyella sp. J14-2 includes:
- a CDS encoding SixA phosphatase family protein, translating into MKSITLVRHGKSSWELDVSDALRPLKIRGVNDAKLVANQFVKLNELPNFIYSSSAVRAFSTCKIFLEVFNLSEDSVCVTDELYDFGGERVVNFIKRLSSNYNSVMLFGHNHAFTSIANIFGDKFIDNLPTSGLIKINFDISNWKDLKQGTTELIIIPKELRHDKI; encoded by the coding sequence ATGAAATCAATCACACTTGTTAGACACGGAAAATCCTCATGGGAATTAGATGTTTCAGATGCACTTAGACCATTAAAAATTAGAGGAGTTAACGATGCTAAATTAGTTGCTAATCAGTTTGTTAAGTTAAATGAGCTACCTAATTTTATATATTCTAGCTCTGCAGTTAGAGCTTTTTCAACTTGCAAGATATTTTTGGAGGTATTTAATTTGTCAGAAGATTCCGTATGTGTCACAGATGAATTATACGATTTTGGAGGTGAACGTGTAGTAAATTTTATTAAAAGATTATCCAGTAATTATAATTCTGTTATGTTATTTGGGCATAATCATGCTTTTACGTCTATAGCTAATATATTTGGTGATAAATTTATAGATAATCTTCCCACAAGCGGTCTAATTAAGATTAATTTTGACATTTCTAATTGGAAAGATTTAAAACAAGGAACCACTGAACTTATAATTATCCCTAAGGAATTAAGACATGACAAAATATAA
- a CDS encoding gliding motility-associated C-terminal domain-containing protein, translating to MRNKYTCISGLSITKCILLVLLVTLPNVFFAQQSPSIQTGVTFQWDDTQTNNSDPATIQSVTIDGTVYNTFVVPSSYEMTRLGPDGHNPNNIRLNGGIASGSSNAGNWIASATQAFQSKNLNYYFEANPNGRNICSNFNAALTTDAQKQTIFYSPAIPSNQGGVLAVTERGANNCFYIEVWGTPAGGGSEQKLGETFVRNTGNYTGCNFGPPLPNSDYWQSGRCNENGQTVGVALFYLNNLAPTGSQITKIEFVAATRDHGDGKFFILQKYAVDQTKTNCIDEAHSGDLDKQNNVPSGSTYSLVSGPSPAGQSFNLNSNGTYTYVPTPGYTGDVVFDYEVCLPAPNTSVCDTGTVTLSYIDLPPNPTFSISCSATNEFIITVDNPIGAEFEYSIDGGSTYQDAPIFSDLGEGSYALLVRNKYVGCVTSFTNNPIIIENLNLSAQITDVACKLEDTGAIDITVSGGTPPYTYSWSNSATSEDISNVFGGTYTVTVTDANGCSISDSFTINQPAEELSSTIANTNNILCFGENSGSIDLEVSGGTTPYSYLWNNGEITQDLSNLGVGNYTVTITDANGCEITNQATITEPSAQLSANIFNVINVDCSGESSGSFTVNTSGGTSPYQYSIDNGNNYQSSNLFENLTDGSYTVFITDANNCNTTITATIGVNDTENPTISVPNTVSIQGCTTSDITTENSVFNFNDSGSSDIKSAFTNNQNYNASDDFNISSITYIDVITSTNCPVVVERTFTITDNCNNIAIAQQIITVEDSTPPTISVPADITIECTDDESSANTGVATGADTCGTVTITESDVETAACGNTKTIVRTWTVTDECGNSVSADQTITVVDTTDPTISVPADITIECTDDASSANTGVATGADTCSTVTITESDVETASCGNTKTIVRTWTVTDECGNSVSADQTITVVDTTPPTIDNTNTDNIVIQCGVAPDGTLEAWLANNAGATANDTCGTVTWSNDYGANTDVDCANGAITVTFTATDECGNTANTTATYSIIDTVDPVLTIPADTSVECTDDTSPASTGTATATDDCAVPNVTFSDVEVAACGNTKTITRTWTATDACGNSVSADQTITVVDTTDPTISVPADITIECTEDESSANTGVATGVDTCGTVTITESDAETAACGNTKTIVRTWTVTDECGNSVSADQTITVVDTTDPTINVPADITIECTEDESSANTGVATGTDTCGTITITESDVETAACGNTKTIVRTWTVTDECGNSVSADQTITVVDTTDPTINVPADVTIECTEDESSANTGVATGADTCGTVTITESDVETAACGNTKTIVRTWTVTDECGNSVSADQTITVVDTTPPTIDNTNTDNIVIQCGITPDGTLEAWLANNAGATANDTCGTVTWSNDYGANTDVDCANGAITVTFTATDECGNTANTTATYSIIDTVDPVLTIPADTSVECTDDTSPASTGTATATDDCAVPNVTFSDVEVAACGNTKTITRTWTATDACGNSVSADQTITVVDTTDPTINVPADITIECTEDESSANTGVATGADTCGTVTITESDVETAACGNTKTIVRTWTVTDECGNSVSADQTITVVDTTDPTINVPADITIECTDDASSANTGVATGADTCGTVTITESDVETAACGNTKTIVRTWTVTDECGNSVSADQTITVEDTTPPTITVPADITIECTEDESSANTGVATGVDTCGTVTITESDVETAACGNTKTIVRTWTVTDECGNSVSADQTITVVDTTDPTINVPADVTIECTEDESSANTGVATGADTCGTVTITESDVETAACGNTKTIVRTWTVTDECGNSVSADQTITVVDTTDPTINVPADITIECTEDESSANTGVATGADTCGTVTITESDVETAACGNTKTIVRTWTVTDECGNSVSADQTITVVDTTDPTINVPADVTIECTEDESSANTGVATGADTCGTVTITESDVETAACGNTKTIVRTWTVTDECGNSVSADQTITVVDTTDPTINVPADITIECTEDESSANTGVATGADTCGTVTITESDVETAACGNTKTIVRTWTVTDECGNSVSADQTITVEDTTPPTITVPADITIECTEDESSANTGVATGADTCGTVTITESDVETAACGNTKTIVRTWTVTDECGNSVSADQTITVVDTTPPTIDNTNTDNIVIQCGITPDGTLEAWLANNAGATANDTCGTVTWSNDYGANTDVDCANGAITVTFTATDECGNTANTTATYSIIDTVDPVLTIPADTSVECTDDTSPASTGTATATDDCAVPNVTFSDVEVAACGNTKTITRTWTATDACGNSVSADQTITVVDTTDPTISVPADITIECTEDESSANTGVATGADTCGTVTITESDVETAACGNTKTIVRTWTVTDECGNSVSADQTITVVDTTDPTINVPADITIECTEDESSANTGVATGADTCGTVTITESDVETAACGNTKTIVRTWTVTDECGNSVSADQTITVVDTTDPTINVPADVTIECTEDESSANTGVATGADTCGTVTITESDVETAACGNTKTIVRTWTVTDECGNSVSADQTITVVDTTDPTINVPADITIECTEDASSANTGVATGADTCGTVTITESDVETAACGNTKTIVRTWTVTDECGNSVSADQTITVVDTTDPTINVPADVTIECTEDASSANTGVATGADTCGTVTITESDVETASCGNTKTIVRTWTVTDECGNSVSADQTITVVDTTPPTIDNTNTDNIVIQCGVAPDGTLEAWLANNAGATANDTCGTVTWSNDYGANTDVDCANGAITVTFTATDECGNTANTTATYSIIDTVDPVLTIPADTSVECTDDTSPASTGTATATDDCAVPNVTFSDVEVAACGNTKTITRTWTATDACGNSVSADQTITVVDTTDPTISVPADITIECTEDESSANTGVATGADTCGTVTITESDVETAACGNTKTIVRTWTVTDECGNSVSADQTITVVDTTDPTINVPADITIECTEDESSANTGVATGADTCGTVTITESDVETAACGNTKTIVRTWTVTDECGNSVSADQTITVVDTTPPTFNEALPADVTVECDAVPTAETLTANDNCGNATVTFAETTTAGTCDNDYTLTRTWTASDACGNETVHTQTITVQDTTPPTFNEALPADVTVECDAVPTAETLTANDNCGNATVTFAETTTAGTCDNDYTLTRTWTASDACGSETVHTQTITVQDTTAPTFNEALPADVTFECDAVPTAETLTANDNCGDATVTLEETTTAGTCDNDYTLTRTWTASDACGNETVHTQTITVQDTTAPTFNEALPADVTVECDAVPTAETLTANDNCGDATVTFEEEITSGACMGDYIIERTWTAADACGNDTIHIQIITVQDTAAPTMVNSFDENIIVSCDAIPEVPNLVFEDACSNNISVSFNESSTQTNDFEDYFIIRTWTVTDDCGNVAEFTQNITVEISNVIDAFDASRCLLDAEFDLFDLLSGDFSMDGTWSVVSGDATIDGSLFDPSSVDVGEYTFMYAITEGPCPTEVEVIVTVDDDCVVLPCGAEDVVISKTVTANGDSYNEFFTITGVEDCGFVIELQIFNRWGAEIYKNNNYQNDWNGDAHGSSVGSSGKVPTGTYYYVINLRNSGLKPFAGPIYVATDK from the coding sequence ATGAGAAACAAATACACTTGTATTTCAGGCTTAAGTATAACTAAATGTATACTATTGGTATTATTAGTTACACTACCAAATGTGTTTTTTGCCCAGCAGTCACCATCTATTCAGACTGGTGTAACATTTCAGTGGGATGACACACAAACCAACAACAGTGATCCTGCTACCATTCAGTCAGTAACTATTGATGGTACAGTATACAACACTTTTGTTGTGCCTTCTAGTTATGAAATGACAAGATTGGGACCCGATGGACACAATCCTAACAATATTAGATTAAATGGTGGCATAGCTTCAGGTAGTAGCAATGCTGGCAATTGGATTGCAAGTGCTACACAGGCATTTCAAAGTAAAAACCTTAATTATTATTTTGAAGCAAATCCTAATGGTAGAAACATCTGCTCAAACTTTAATGCAGCCCTAACGACGGATGCTCAAAAACAAACCATCTTTTACAGTCCGGCAATTCCATCTAATCAAGGCGGTGTACTCGCTGTCACAGAAAGAGGTGCCAATAACTGTTTTTATATTGAAGTTTGGGGGACACCTGCCGGAGGTGGATCTGAACAAAAATTAGGAGAAACCTTTGTAAGAAATACTGGAAATTACACAGGTTGTAATTTTGGCCCACCTTTACCCAACTCAGATTATTGGCAATCTGGACGATGTAATGAAAACGGTCAAACTGTAGGTGTGGCCTTATTTTACCTTAATAATTTAGCACCTACGGGATCTCAAATAACTAAAATTGAATTTGTTGCCGCCACTAGGGATCACGGTGACGGTAAGTTTTTTATTTTACAGAAATATGCGGTTGATCAGACTAAAACAAACTGTATTGATGAAGCGCATAGCGGTGACCTAGATAAACAGAATAATGTTCCAAGTGGTTCAACATATTCATTAGTCTCTGGTCCTTCACCTGCCGGACAATCATTTAATTTAAATTCTAACGGTACTTATACTTATGTACCGACACCTGGTTACACAGGTGATGTTGTTTTTGATTATGAAGTTTGTTTACCAGCACCTAACACTTCTGTATGTGATACTGGTACTGTAACACTATCCTATATTGACCTTCCACCAAACCCAACGTTTAGCATAAGTTGTAGCGCAACAAATGAATTTATTATAACTGTAGATAATCCTATTGGTGCAGAATTTGAGTACTCAATCGATGGTGGTTCAACTTATCAAGATGCACCTATTTTTAGTGACCTAGGCGAAGGGTCTTACGCATTGCTAGTGCGAAACAAATATGTTGGATGTGTTACTTCTTTTACAAACAATCCAATTATTATTGAAAATCTTAATTTATCAGCTCAAATAACTGATGTTGCCTGTAAGTTAGAAGATACAGGTGCTATTGATATAACAGTGTCTGGTGGCACACCTCCTTATACATATTCTTGGAGTAATTCAGCAACTTCAGAAGATATTTCAAATGTTTTTGGTGGTACTTATACTGTAACAGTTACTGATGCAAATGGATGTTCTATTTCTGATAGCTTTACAATTAACCAACCAGCCGAAGAATTATCTTCTACAATAGCAAATACAAATAATATTCTTTGTTTCGGAGAAAATTCTGGATCCATAGATTTAGAAGTTAGTGGCGGTACTACACCTTACAGCTATTTGTGGAATAACGGTGAAATTACGCAAGATTTATCTAATTTAGGTGTTGGAAATTACACAGTTACGATTACCGATGCTAACGGTTGCGAGATTACAAATCAAGCTACCATAACCGAGCCTAGTGCTCAATTGTCAGCAAACATATTTAATGTAATTAATGTAGATTGCAGTGGTGAATCAAGTGGTAGTTTCACTGTTAATACTTCTGGCGGAACAAGTCCTTATCAGTACTCTATCGACAATGGCAATAATTATCAGTCTAGTAATTTATTTGAAAATTTAACCGACGGATCTTACACAGTTTTTATTACTGATGCGAATAACTGTAATACCACAATTACAGCTACAATTGGTGTAAACGATACTGAGAACCCTACGATTTCAGTGCCAAATACAGTAAGTATTCAAGGTTGTACAACTTCGGATATTACTACTGAAAATTCTGTATTTAATTTTAATGATTCTGGCTCTTCGGACATTAAAAGTGCATTTACTAATAACCAAAATTATAATGCTTCTGATGATTTTAATATATCATCTATAACATATATTGATGTTATTACATCAACAAATTGTCCTGTAGTAGTTGAAAGAACATTTACTATAACAGATAACTGTAATAATATTGCGATTGCACAACAAATAATAACTGTAGAAGACTCAACTCCACCAACAATCTCTGTACCTGCTGATATCACTATCGAGTGTACTGACGATGAATCGTCTGCTAATACTGGTGTGGCTACTGGTGCAGATACTTGTGGTACAGTAACTATTACTGAATCTGATGTTGAAACTGCAGCTTGTGGTAATACAAAAACTATTGTTAGAACTTGGACTGTAACCGATGAGTGTGGTAATAGCGTGTCTGCTGATCAAACGATCACGGTGGTTGATACTACTGATCCTACAATCTCTGTACCTGCTGATATCACCATTGAGTGTACTGACGATGCGTCTTCTGCCAATACTGGTGTGGCTACTGGTGCAGATACTTGTAGTACAGTAACCATTACGGAATCAGATGTAGAGACGGCTTCTTGTGGTAATACAAAAACTATTGTTCGTACGTGGACCGTAACCGATGAGTGTGGTAATTCAGTATCTGCTGATCAAACCATTACTGTGGTTGATACTACTCCACCGACTATAGATAATACAAATACAGATAATATCGTAATTCAATGTGGTGTAGCGCCTGATGGTACACTAGAAGCTTGGCTTGCTAATAATGCTGGCGCTACTGCTAATGATACTTGTGGTACTGTTACATGGTCTAATGACTATGGTGCTAATACTGACGTAGATTGTGCTAATGGTGCTATTACGGTAACATTTACTGCTACTGATGAGTGTGGTAACACTGCAAATACTACAGCTACTTATTCTATTATTGATACAGTCGACCCTGTATTAACAATTCCTGCCGATACTTCAGTTGAATGTACTGATGACACATCACCTGCAAGTACTGGTACTGCAACTGCAACTGATGATTGCGCAGTTCCTAATGTAACTTTCAGCGATGTTGAAGTAGCAGCTTGTGGTAACACAAAAACGATAACAAGAACATGGACAGCTACGGATGCTTGTGGTAACAGCGTATCTGCTGACCAAACGATCACAGTGGTTGACACTACGGATCCTACAATCTCTGTACCTGCTGATATTACAATCGAGTGTACTGAAGATGAGTCGTCTGCTAATACTGGTGTGGCTACTGGTGTAGATACTTGTGGTACAGTAACCATTACTGAGTCAGATGCGGAAACTGCAGCTTGTGGTAATACAAAAACTATTGTTAGAACTTGGACTGTAACTGATGAGTGTGGTAACAGCGTGTCTGCTGATCAAACCATTACTGTGGTTGATACTACGGATCCTACAATCAACGTTCCTGCTGATATTACCATTGAGTGTACTGAAGATGAATCGTCTGCCAATACTGGTGTTGCTACTGGTACAGATACTTGTGGTACAATTACTATAACGGAATCAGACGTGGAAACTGCTGCTTGTGGCAATACAAAAACTATTGTTAGAACTTGGACTGTAACTGATGAGTGTGGTAACAGCGTGTCTGCTGACCAAACTATTACTGTGGTTGATACTACGGATCCTACAATCAACGTTCCTGCGGATGTCACTATAGAGTGTACTGAAGATGAGTCTTCTGCTAATACTGGTGTGGCTACTGGTGCAGATACTTGTGGTACAGTAACCATTACGGAATCAGATGTTGAAACTGCAGCTTGTGGTAATACAAAAACTATTGTTCGTACGTGGACCGTAACCGATGAGTGTGGTAATTCAGTATCTGCTGATCAAACCATTACGGTTGTCGATACTACTCCACCGACTATAGATAATACAAATACAGATAATATCGTAATTCAATGTGGTATAACGCCTGATGGTACACTAGAAGCTTGGCTTGCTAATAATGCTGGCGCCACTGCTAATGATACTTGTGGTACTGTTACATGGTCTAATGACTATGGTGCTAATACTGACGTAGATTGTGCTAATGGTGCTATTACGGTAACATTTACTGCTACTGATGAGTGTGGTAACACTGCAAATACTACAGCTACTTATTCTATTATTGATACAGTCGACCCTGTATTAACAATTCCTGCCGATACTTCAGTTGAATGTACTGATGACACATCACCTGCAAGTACTGGTACTGCAACTGCAACTGATGATTGCGCAGTTCCTAATGTAACTTTCAGCGATGTTGAAGTAGCAGCTTGTGGTAACACAAAAACGATAACAAGAACATGGACAGCTACGGATGCTTGTGGTAACAGCGTATCTGCTGACCAAACGATCACAGTGGTTGATACTACAGATCCTACAATCAACGTTCCTGCTGATATCACTATTGAGTGTACTGAAGATGAATCGTCTGCTAATACTGGTGTGGCTACTGGTGCAGATACTTGTGGTACAGTAACTATTACTGAATCTGATGTTGAAACTGCAGCTTGTGGTAATACAAAAACTATTGTTAGAACTTGGACCGTAACCGATGAGTGTGGTAACAGTGTGTCTGCTGATCAAACTATTACTGTGGTTGATACTACGGATCCTACAATCAATGTTCCTGCCGATATTACAATTGAGTGTACTGACGATGCGTCTTCTGCCAATACTGGTGTGGCTACTGGTGCAGATACTTGTGGTACAGTAACGATTACTGAATCTGATGTTGAAACTGCAGCTTGTGGTAATACGAAAACTATTGTTAGAACTTGGACTGTAACCGATGAGTGTGGTAACAGCGTGTCTGCTGATCAAACGATCACTGTTGAGGATACTACTCCACCTACAATCACTGTTCCTGCCGATATTACAATTGAGTGTACTGAAGATGAGTCGTCTGCTAATACTGGTGTGGCTACTGGTGTAGATACTTGTGGTACAGTAACCATTACTGAGTCAGATGTTGAGACTGCAGCTTGTGGTAATACAAAAACTATTGTTCGTACGTGGACCGTAACCGATGAGTGTGGTAACAGCGTGTCTGCTGATCAAACCATCACTGTGGTTGATACTACTGATCCTACAATCAATGTTCCTGCAGATGTCACTATAGAGTGTACTGAAGATGAGTCTTCTGCTAATACTGGTGTGGCTACTGGTGCAGATACTTGTGGTACAGTAACCATTACTGAGTCAGATGTGGAAACTGCAGCTTGTGGTAATACAAAAACTATTGTTCGTACGTGGACCGTAACTGATGAGTGTGGTAACAGTGTGTCTGCTGATCAAACTATTACTGTGGTTGATACTACGGATCCTACAATCAACGTTCCTGCCGATATTACAATTGAGTGTACTGAAGATGAATCGTCTGCTAATACTGGTGTGGCTACTGGTGCAGATACTTGTGGTACAGTAACTATTACTGAATCTGATGTGGAAACTGCAGCTTGTGGCAATACAAAAACTATTGTTAGAACTTGGACTGTAACTGATGAGTGTGGTAACAGCGTGTCTGCTGACCAAACTATTACTGTGGTTGATACTACGGATCCTACAATCAACGTTCCTGCGGATGTCACTATAGAGTGTACTGAAGATGAATCGTCTGCTAATACCGGTGTGGCTACTGGTGCAGATACTTGTGGTACAGTAACTATTACTGAATCTGATGTTGAAACTGCAGCTTGTGGTAATACGAAAACTATTGTTAGAACTTGGACTGTAACTGATGAGTGTGGTAACAGTGTGTCTGCTGATCAAACTATTACTGTGGTTGATACTACGGATCCTACAATCAACGTTCCTGCTGATATCACTATCGAGTGTACTGAAGATGAATCGTCTGCTAATACTGGTGTGGCTACTGGTGCAGATACTTGTGGTACAGTAACTATTACTGAATCTGATGTGGAAACTGCAGCTTGTGGTAATACAAAAACTATTGTTAGAACGTGGACAGTAACCGATGAGTGTGGTAATAGCGTGTCTGCTGATCAAACGATCACAGTTGAGGATACTACTCCACCTACAATCACTGTTCCTGCCGATATTACCATTGAGTGTACTGAAGATGAATCGTCTGCTAATACTGGTGTGGCTACTGGTGCAGATACTTGTGGTACAGTAACCATTACGGAATCTGATGTTGAAACTGCAGCTTGTGGTAATACAAAAACTATTGTTCGTACGTGGACAGTAACCGATGAGTGTGGTAATTCAGTATCTGCTGATCAAACCATTACGGTTGTCGATACTACTCCACCGACTATAGATAATACAAATACAGATAATATCGTAATTCAATGTGGTATAACGCCTGATGGTACACTAGAAGCTTGGCTTGCTAATAATGCTGGCGCCACTGCTAATGATACTTGTGGTACTGTTACATGGTCTAATGACTATGGTGCTAATACTGACGTAGATTGTGCTAATGGTGCTATTACGGTAACATTTACTGCTACTGATGAGTGTGGTAACACTGCAAATACTACAGCTACTTATTCTATTATTGATACAGTCGACCCTGTATTAACAATTCCTGCCGATACTTCAGTTGAATGTACTGATGACACATCACCTGCAAGTACTGGTACTGCAACTGCAACTGATGATTGCGCAGTTCCTAATGTAACTTTCAGCGATGTTGAAGTAGCAGCTTGTGGTAACACAAAAACGATAACAAGAACATGGACAGCTACGGATGCTTGTGGTAACAGCGTGTCTGCTGACCAAACGATCACAGTGGTTGACACTACGGATCCTACAATCTCTGTACCTGCTGATATTACAATCGAGTGTACTGAAGATGAATCGTCTGCTAATACTGGTGTGGCTACTGGTGCAGATACTTGTGGTACAGTAACTATTACTGAATCTGATGTTGAAACTGCAGCTTGTGGTAATACGAAAACTATTGTTAGAACTTGGACTGTAACTGATGAGTGTGGTAACAGTGTGTCTGCTGATCAAACTATTACTGTGGTTGATACTACGGATCCTACAATCAACGTTCCTGCCGATATTACAATTGAGTGTACTGAAGATGAATCGTCTGCTAATACTGGTGTGGCTACTGGTGCAGATACTTGTGGTACAGTAACTATTACTGAATCTGATGTGGAAACTGCAGCTTGTGGCAATACAAAAACTATTGTTAGAACTTGGACTGTAACTGATGAGTGTGGTAACAGCGTGTCTGCTGACCAAACTATTACTGTGGTTGATACTACGGATCCTACAATCAACGTTCCTGCGGATGTCACTATAGAGTGTACTGAAGATGAATCGTCTGCTAATACCGGTGTGGCTACTGGTGCAGATACTTGTGGTACAGTAACTATTACTGAATCTGATGTTGAAACTGCAGCTTGTGGTAATACGAAAACTATTGTTAGAACTTGGACTGTAACTGATGAGTGTGGTAACAGTGTGTCTGCTGATCAAACTATTACTGTGGTTGATACTACGGATCCTACAATCAACGTTCCTGCTGATATCACTATTGAGTGTACTGAAGATGCGTCTTCTGCTAATACTGGTGTGGCTACTGGTGCAGATACTTGTGGTACAGTAACTATTACTGAATCTGATGTGGAAACTGCAGCTTGTGGCAATACAAAAACTATTGTTAGAACGTGGACAGTAACCGATGAGTGTGGTAACAGCGTGTCTGCTGACCAAACTATTACTGTGGTTGATACTACGGATCCTACAATCAACGTTCCTGCGGATGTCACTATAGAGTGTACTGAAGATGCGTCTTCTGCTAATACTGGTGTGGCTACTGGTGCAGATACTTGTGGTACAGTTACCATTACGGAATCAGATGTAGAGACGGCTTCTTGTGGTAATACAAAAACTATTGTTCGTACGTGGACCGTAACCGATGAGTGTGGTAATTCAGTATCTGCTGATCAAACCATTACTGTGGTTGATACTACTCCACCGACTATAGATAATACAAATACAGATAATATCGTAATTCAATGTGGTGTAGCGCCTGATGGTACACTAGAAGCTTGGCTTGCTAATAATGCTGGCGCCACTGCTAATGATACTTGTGGTACTGTTACATGGTCTAATGACTATGGTGCTAATACTGACGTAGATTGTGCTAATGGTGCTATTACGGTAACATTTACTGCTACTGATGAGTGTGGTAACACTGCAAATACTACAGCTACTTATTCTATTATTGATACAGTCGACCCTGTATTAACAATTCCTGCCGATACTTCAGTTGAATGTACTGATGACACATCACCTGCAAGTACTGGTACTGCAACTGCAACTGATGATTGCGCAGTTCCTAATGTAACTTTCAGCGATGTTGAAGTAGCAGCTTGTGGTAACACAAAAACGATAACAAGAACATGGACAGCTACGGATGCTTGTGGTAACAGCGTATCTGCTGACCAAACGATCACAGTGGTTGACACTACGGATCCTACAATCTCTGTACCTGCTGATATTACAATCGAGTGTACTGAAGATGAATCGTCTGCTAATACTGGTGTGGCTACTGGTGCAGATACTTGTGGTACAGTAACTATTACTGAATCTGATGTTGAAACTGCAGCTTGTGGTAATACGAAAACTATTGTTAGAACTTGGACTGTAACTGATGAGTGTGGTAACAGTGTGTCTGCTGATCAAACTATTACTGTGGTTGATACTACGGATCCTACAATCAACGTTCCTGCCGATATTACAATTGAGTGTACTGAAGATGAATCGTCTGCTAATACTGGTGTGGCTACTGGTGCAGATACTTGTGGTACAGTAACTATTACTGAATCTGATGTGGAAACTGCAGCTTGTGGCAATACAAAAACTATTGTTAGAACGTGGACAGTAACCGATGAGTGTGGTAACAGCGTGTCTGCTGATCAAACGATCACGGTGGTTGATACTACTCCACCGACATTTAACGAAGCGCTTCCTGCAGATGTAACTGTGGAGTGTGATGCGGTTCCAACAGCTGAAACCTTAACTGCTAATGATAACTGTGGTAATGCTACGGTAACTTTTGCAGAAACAACTACGGCTGGTACTTGTGATAACGATTATACATTAACACGCACTTGGACGGCTTCTGATGCGTGTGGTAATGAAACTGTTCATACACAAACGATAACAGTTCAGGATACAACTCCACCAACGTTTAATGAAGCACTGCCTGCAGATGTAACGGTGGAGTGTGACGCGGTTCCTACAGCTGAAACCTTAACTGCTAATGATAACTGTGGTAATGCTACGGTAACTTTTGCAGAAACAACTACGGCTGGTACTTGTGATAACGACTATACGTTAACGCGCACTTGGACGGCTTCTGATGCGTGTGGCAGTGAAACTGTGCATACACAAACGATAACAGTTCAGGATACTACGGCACCAACGTTTAATGAAGCACTGCCTGCAGATGTAACGTTTGAGTGTGACGCGGTTCCTACAGCTGAAACCTTAACTGCTAATGATAACTGTGGCGATGCTACGGTAACTCTTGAAGAAACGACTACGGCTGGTACTTGTGATAACGACTATACGTTAACGCGCACTTGGACGGCTTCTGATGCGTGTGGCAATGAAACTGTTCATACACAAACGATAACAGTTCAGGATACTACGGCACCAACGTTTAATGAAGCACTGCCTGCAGATGTAACTGTGGAGTGTGATGCGGTTCCTACAGCTGAAACCTTAACAGCAAATGACAACTGTGGTGATGCTACGGTAACTTTTGAAGAGGAAATTACCAGTGGAGCTTGTATGGGTGATTATATTATTGAGCGTACGTGGACTGCTGCAGATGCTTGTGGAAATGATACCATCCACATTCAAATTATAACAGTACAGGATACTGCAGCACCTACTATGGTTAATTCATTTGATGAGAATATTATAGTTTCATGTGATGCTATTCCTGAAGTGCCGAATTTAGTCTTTGAAGATGCTTGTTCAAATAATATTAGTGTTTCCTTTAATGAAAGTTCTACACAGACTAACGACTTTGAAGATTATTTTATCATTAGAACATGGACTGTCACTGATGATTGTGGTAATGTTGCAGAGTTCACGCAAAACATTACTGTAGAAATTAGCAATGTTATTGATGCCTTTGATGCAAGTCGATGCTTACTAGATGCTGAGTTTGATTTATTCGATTTACTATCTGGTGACTTTAGCATGGACGGTACTTGGAGTGTTGTGTCTGGTGATGCCACTATAGATGGAAGTTTATTCGATCCATCTTCTGTAGACGTTGGTGAATACACATTTATGTATGCTATTACCGAAGGACCTTGTCCAACAGAAGTAGAAGTTATTGTAACGGTTGACGATGACTGTGTCGTTTTACCTTGCGGTGCTGAAGATGTTGTTATATCCAAAACTGTGACGGCAAATGGTGATAGTTATAATGAATTCTTTACCATAACTGGTGTAGAAGACTGTGGATTTGTAATTGAATTACAGATATTCAATCGTTGGGGTGCAGAGATTTACAAAAACAATAATTACCAAAACGACTGGAATGGCGATGCTCATGGCTCGTCTGTAGGAAGCTCAGGAAAAGTCCCAACCGGAACTTACTATTACGTTATTAATTTAAGAAATAGTGGATTAAAACCTTTTGCAGGTCCAATCTACGTAGCAACTGATAAATAA